AAGACTTCAATTATAAAGAAGAATTCGCAAAGCTTGACTATGATGCATTGAAGCAGGATCTCCACAATCTCATGACAGCCAGCCAGGATTGGTGGCCCGCCGACTACGGTCACTACGGTCCCTTCTTCATCCGTATGTCTTGGCATGCAGCAGGTACATACCGCGAAACGGACGGTCGCGGAGGCGGTTCATCAGGTTCACAGCGTTTCGCTCCACTGAACAGCTGGCCGGATAACGTCAACCTCGATAAAGCCCGCCGCCTGTTATGGCCGATCAAGCAAAAATACGGCAATATGATTTCATGGGCGGACCTCCTCGTCCTGACTGGAAACGTCGCCCTGGAATCCATGGGCTTGAAGACATTCGGATTCGGTGCCGGTCGCGAAGACATCTGGCATCCGGAAGAAGATGTGTATTGGGGTAACGAGAAAGAATGGCTCGCCGACAACCGTTACTCCGGTGACCGGGAGCTTGAAAATCCACTCGCTGCCGTCCAGATGGGGCTCATCTACGTCAATCCGGAAGGACCGAACGGCGAACCGGATCCACTGGGGAGTGCCCGTGATATCCGTGACACATTCGGACGGATGGGGATGAACGACTATGAAACCGTCGCCCTGATCGCAGGCGGTCACACATTCGGGAAGGCCCACGGTGCGGGTGATGCCGAGCTTGTCGGTGACGACCCGGAAGCTGCGGACATCGAGAATCAAGGCCTCGGCTGGATCAGCTCATACGGAAGCGGAAAAGGCCGCGACACGATTTCAAGTGGTGTCGACGGTGCCTGGACAACGAACCCGACGAAATGGGATAACGGCTACTTCGACCTTCTCTTCGGCTACGAGTGGGAGAAAACAAAGAGTGCAGCCGGCGCTTCCCAATGGACACCGGTCGGCATGACCGAAGAACATATGGCACCGGATGCCGAAGATCCATCCATCAAAGTGAAAACGATGATGACGACGGCTGATATGGCCCTCCGCATGGATCCGGATTACGAAAAGATTTCCCGTCATTTCTATGAAAATCCGGAAGAATTCGCCGACGCCTTCTCCCGTGCCTGGTTCAAGCTCCTTCACCGCGACATGGGACCAAAAGCGCGCTACTGGGGTCCAGAGGTTCCGGACGAAGAATTGATTTGGCAGGATCCGATTCCAGCCGTGGACTACGATCTTTCCGACAGTGAAGTCGCTTCGCTGAAACAACAGATCCTTGACACCGGCCTAACCGTAAGCGAGCTCGTGAAAACCGCCTGGGCATCCGCAAGCACCTACCGCGGTTCCGACATGCGCGGCGGAGCGAACGGTGCCCGCGTCCGTCTCGCTCCTCAGAAGGACTGGGAAGTGAACGAGCCGGCTCAACTCGAAAAAGTTCTAGGTGTCTACCAAGATCTTCATAGCAAGCTTGATAAAAAAGTCAGCCTTGCCGACCTGATTGTGCTTGGCGGGAACGCTGGAGTCGAAAAAGCAGCGCGTGAAGCAGGGTTCGATGTGACCGTTCCATTCTCACCTGGACGCGGCGATGCAACGGCGGAACAGACCGACGCCGAAAACTTCGGCGTATTGGAGCCAGTATCAGATGGCTTCCGCAACTATCAGAAGCAAGAATACGCCGTCAGCCCGGAAGAAATGCTCGTGGACAAATCACAGCT
The DNA window shown above is from Rossellomorea vietnamensis and carries:
- the katG gene encoding catalase/peroxidase HPI; translation: MEKENRPDQKDHSAASGECPFTHHKDSAITTTTAPGGTTNKEWWPNMLNLSILRQHDRKSNPMGEDFNYKEEFAKLDYDALKQDLHNLMTASQDWWPADYGHYGPFFIRMSWHAAGTYRETDGRGGGSSGSQRFAPLNSWPDNVNLDKARRLLWPIKQKYGNMISWADLLVLTGNVALESMGLKTFGFGAGREDIWHPEEDVYWGNEKEWLADNRYSGDRELENPLAAVQMGLIYVNPEGPNGEPDPLGSARDIRDTFGRMGMNDYETVALIAGGHTFGKAHGAGDAELVGDDPEAADIENQGLGWISSYGSGKGRDTISSGVDGAWTTNPTKWDNGYFDLLFGYEWEKTKSAAGASQWTPVGMTEEHMAPDAEDPSIKVKTMMTTADMALRMDPDYEKISRHFYENPEEFADAFSRAWFKLLHRDMGPKARYWGPEVPDEELIWQDPIPAVDYDLSDSEVASLKQQILDTGLTVSELVKTAWASASTYRGSDMRGGANGARVRLAPQKDWEVNEPAQLEKVLGVYQDLHSKLDKKVSLADLIVLGGNAGVEKAAREAGFDVTVPFSPGRGDATAEQTDAENFGVLEPVSDGFRNYQKQEYAVSPEEMLVDKSQLLGLTAPEMTVLIGGMRSIGANHGDSKHGVFTDRVGALTNDFFVNLLDMGIEWKPAGFNQYEGRNRKTGEVVRTATRFDLVFGSNSVLRALAEVYAQNDNQEKFVRDFVAAWAKVMDADRFDLR